The Longimicrobiaceae bacterium sequence TCGGATTCGCGTCCGGATGGTACTGCTTCGCCAGCTTCCGGTACGCCTTCTTGATCTCGGCGGAGGTGGCGTTCTCCGATACCCCGAGGATCTTGTAGAAGTCCTTCGTCGCTGTCGTCGGCATAACTTGTCAGGCTGACGCGGCCCGAGGGGGAGGGCGGCCGCCACGGCGGCCGCCGGATGATCAACCGCTGTGCTTGCGTACCTGTACCCGGGCCGGGCGCAGCAGATGCCCCTGGAAGCGATATCCCTTCTGGAACACCTCTCCCACCGTGTCGTCCTCGTGCGGGTGCTCGGTGTCGGCGGTCATGAGCGCCTCGTGGTGCTCCGGATCGAAGCGGGCGCCGCGCGGCTCCAGACGCTCGAGCCCGGCCGCCTCCAGCGCCCGGAGGAGCTTTCGCTCCACCATCTGCACACCCTCGAGCAGCGCAGCCACTGTGGTGGTCTCGGGCGTGAAGTCCGCTACCCGCTCCAGGTCGTCGATCACCTCGAGCAGGCTGCTCACCAGCTTCCCCTGGGCGCGAACAGCATGCTCCGCGCGCTCCTTCTCGGTCCGCTTGCGGTAGTTGTCGAACTCGGCGGCGAGTCGAAGGTAGCGGTCGCGCAGCTCCTCCAGCTCCGCGTCCCGATTGGCAGCAGAGCTCGTCGCCTCGGCGCTCTCCTCGGCCCGGGCGCTCACCTCATCGACACTCGCGGTCGGCGTCTCCCCGTCTTCGGCTTGCGGCGGGGTGGTGGCGGTGGGGCCGTCCGGCTCGCCCGCCGGAGGCTGCGGCGAACGCTCCTCCTCGGTTCGATCACTTCTCATTTCAATCGAGGCCTCGTTGGAAAGCAAGTAAAGCGACGGCACCCGG is a genomic window containing:
- the grpE gene encoding nucleotide exchange factor GrpE, which encodes MRSDRTEEERSPQPPAGEPDGPTATTPPQAEDGETPTASVDEVSARAEESAEATSSAANRDAELEELRDRYLRLAAEFDNYRKRTEKERAEHAVRAQGKLVSSLLEVIDDLERVADFTPETTTVAALLEGVQMVERKLLRALEAAGLERLEPRGARFDPEHHEALMTADTEHPHEDDTVGEVFQKGYRFQGHLLRPARVQVRKHSG